The genomic interval ACCCGAATTCTGGGTCGTGGCGCATACCCGGCGTCTACACGCTGCAGGAGTACTACGAGTCCGAGCAGCGGTTCGCCGCCGCCGATTCCGGCTACCAGCCGCGCCCCGGCGACGTGGTGCTCTACGACAGCAGCAGCCCGTTCGGTCAGCACACCAATATCGTGCTCGCCGCCGACGCCGCCACCCTCACCACGATCGGCGGAAACGAGCAGGGCGATATCAGAATTCACCGTTACATCCGGGCCGAGGTACCGGGTATGGTCGGGTTCGGTCGTTCCTGAAACGGATCCGCCCGCGGGGGCTGTCACCGAGCGGTGGGTGAGGTGCATCGCGCACATCTCGGCCTACGATGGACCCGGCGGTGCCCGGCAGCGCCGCCGTCGCGGTCCCTGTCCTGCTGCCCCCTCATCGGCAGGACGGGGATCCGCATCGCACGGCGAGGTTTCGGGAGCTCATGCGACAGTCCACTGAAGACCCTTCCACCTGGATCGACTACGCGGATTTCGGTGAGCGTTTCGTCCGGCACGCGGTGACGCGGGCGCGCATCGAGGCCGCGGTCTCCGGGGTGGCCGGGCGCGGGATGACGATCGGCCCGTTCTCGGTCGGGCCCGCCGGGCTGGCCGGATTCGTCGCCGAGGGCAGTGTGGGCAAGCCGATCATCGCGCGCAGCGGGCCGCAGGTCACCTTCGAGGTGCGGGTGCCGGTGTCGCTGCACGTCACCATCACTCTGGGCGGTCAGCGCCTGCGGCTGGAGGCCATAGTCGAGATCGATCTGACGCTGCACGCGCGTACCGCCGCGCCGCTGCTGATCGTCATCGACATACCCCCGGTCACCGCGCCGGACGTCAGTTTCGTGGTACGGGCCCAAGCCATCGGCGCGGCCTTCGAATTGCTGCTGGACCCCATCGCGGTGCTGGTGCAGCGCGAGGTCGCCCACCGGATCAACGCCCTCCTCGCCGACCCCGCCGCCCGCCGCGGGCGGGTCTTCGACGTCGAGGCGATCATGAACGGCACCCGATCCGAGCATCTCGGGCGGGAGAGCCTCGACTGGATCGGTTACGACGAGTTCGGGCGGCGGTTCTTTCCGCTCATCGTCACCGCGGAACGAGTGCGCGAGGTGGTGGACCGCCTCGCCGGGCGGCCCATCGAGATCGGGCCGCTGCGCACCGGGCCGCGCGAGGCGGCGACGGTGGAGGTCAGAGGAGCGGTCCGGGTGCCGCGCCTGGCAGAGCGGGAAGGCGAGGATCCGGTGTCCTTCGATCTGGTGATTCCCGTGGGGCTGGACATCACCGTCGATGTGCTGAAAGCCAATCGGTACCGGGCTGAGGTGGAGATTCCGCTCGTGCTCGAAGCCCGGGCCGCCGACCCCCTACTGATCGTCATCGACACGTCCGCTCCCGACCCCCACGCCATCTCCGTCGACCTGCGTGCCGAGGGCTGGCGGGCCAAGGCGTTGGGGCGGGTCGGGCAGATTCGTCAACAGATCGCTACCCAGGTCGCTGCGGTCATCCGGAACGAACTGGCTGATCCCGCCGGGCGGACGATCGACGTTCAGGCGCGTATCGACGGGGTGTAGGGGGCGCGCACTCGTCCTGGGAGCCTAATAGTTTCGTCCGCTGTCCGGCTTGATCTTTCCGGCGCGGACCAGCGTGTACCACGCCGCACTCTTACGCGGGCAATCTTGCACCGGGCAGTCCCGGTGCTGCTGCATGATCCGGTGCGCGTGGCTAGTAGTCAGTGGCTCGGCCGGGGCTTGATGCGCCCAGCCAACTGTTTGGTGCTCACGCGCGAGCCGTTCCTGGATGTCATCCACGGTCTGGCCGGCCGTGTCCTTGCGCCACCAGTTCATTTTCCGCCCTATCCCTCGGAACCGGGGGACAGGCGTACTGAGGACACGTGTTCTTCGGCGTCGGCCGCCAGACCATCGAGCACGGCTATCAACGTCTGAAGATCGACTCCGGACGGTGGTGACGATTCGGCCGACGACCAGTAGGGGATGCCGCGCGCCGCGGCTCGCTCGCGCAGCGTCTCCACCGGCGGAACGATCTTCCCCTCCCGGACCAGGCACCTGTACGCGGCCGACTTACGCCGACAGGAATCAGCACGACATCCCCTGTGCTGCTGCATGATTCGCTGGGCTTCGGTCACGGTAAGCGGATGGTGGGGATATGCGTGTTCAAGATCGGCGAGGCTCGGCAGCGCAAGGGGCCACGTATTCGGTGGCCGGACCGTCTCCAGGATGAACGAGTCACAGATCCTGGACGGCATGTTGTCGATCGTGTCGAGGTCGTACGCGACGATCGCATCGACCCCGAGGCCCGCGGCGATTCCCAACCCGTACCCGATCGGGTCCGGATGGTCTGCGGGTGGACGCACCGTGTAGAGGCAGACATATCCCAGCTCGGCGGCATGGTCCTGCGCGAGTATCGCGTGCCGTGGGGCTTCGAGGTCCGACACGTCGCCGCGGACCAGGCATGCGGCAGTGGGCTTGGTTGCGTTCTCTTCCTCGAGACTCATGACTTCCTCTCAGCTCGTCCTTCGGGGCGGCCCGCCACCGCCGGAAAGCTGTGCGCCATCGGCCAGTTGGAGAGGGTGGATCGACCGACGTGCAGGAATGGAATTGCATCAACCCAGCGGCGGGGCAGGTTGAACAGTGCGTGTTCGAGGCGTCGCCAAGGGACAGGAAAAGGACAACCGACGCACGACCAGGCCAGAGGACCTACCCTCGGGGTATGACGACTGCTGGTGAAGCGATAGCACGCGAGCGGAAGCTGGCGGGTCTCACACAGCGCGGCTTGGCGAACCGGATCACCTACAGTCTGAGTCTCGTCAAAGCCGTTGAGCAGAAACGTGAACCAGCCAGTCCCGGCATGATCTCCGCCGTGGCGAGAGCGCTGCGCATTCTGCCGGAGCAACTGACCGGAGCGCCCTACGACGATGGCAAGCCGATGTCCGACGCCGTGAACGGGATCACCGCGCTGCTGGCGGAGGGCCGCTACGCCAGAGCCGAGGAGCCGCTACCGCTGGATGCCATCGAGGCGAAGCTGAACGAGGCCCGGCGCCTGTATCGGGCGGATCGTACGAGGCAGACCATCGAGATGCTGCCGGGCATCATTCGCCAGATTCACGGAGCTGTCCAGACAATGACAGGTGATGCCCAGCGCCGAGCGTATTCGCAGCTCGCGTGGGCATACATATTCGCCGAATGGGCCGCGCGGCGAGTCGGCCAAACCCGGCTGGCCATCCCGGCGCTGGACCTGGCCGACCACTACGCGCCGAAGGGGGATGACCCGCACTACGGCGACTTCTCGATGCTCGCCCGCGCCCGTGTACTCACTCACATCGGCGAGTCGGGCGTCGCGGGCCAGCTGATCGACACGGTCATCGAACGTGCGGAGGCGGACACGACGACCACCGGCCTCGTCATGACCGGCTACTCGCATCTGGCTGCTTGTATC from Nocardia wallacei carries:
- a CDS encoding helix-turn-helix domain-containing protein, which produces MTTAGEAIARERKLAGLTQRGLANRITYSLSLVKAVEQKREPASPGMISAVARALRILPEQLTGAPYDDGKPMSDAVNGITALLAEGRYARAEEPLPLDAIEAKLNEARRLYRADRTRQTIEMLPGIIRQIHGAVQTMTGDAQRRAYSQLAWAYIFAEWAARRVGQTRLAIPALDLADHYAPKGDDPHYGDFSMLARARVLTHIGESGVAGQLIDTVIERAEADTTTTGLVMTGYSHLAACINEARKLNYANAVSHVDAAREYADRTGETDVYMTSFGPLNVEFHRHAIELESGDPHKAAREGTQLTIPSGYDKPTRIGHHWQDNARAWLMAGNPDKALVALNKARAVAPQQTRLHPSVRETLHGIAAAQRRRSESLVGFASWLGTSL